AGTTTTCCATACGATCCTCCCCGCCTGCTTGCTCTTCATTGTTATTGACCTGATTGCTGGAATCTGAAGCCTGGTTAGGCTCGTCTTTGCGCGTTCCGTGAGAAATAAAGTTAACCACGTCGAGTCGGCTGACTTCGTGTTTGCGCAGCAGATAGGCAGCCTGTGACTCCTGCTCGCTGAAGATGGCGACTAAGACGTTTGCGCCAGTCACTTCGCTACGTCCGGAAGACTGGACGTGGAAAACCGCGCGCTGCAGCACACGCTGGAAGCTGAGCGTCGGCTGCGTGTCGCGCTCTTCTTCACTGGCTGGCAGCACCGGTGTGGTTTGTTCGATGAAGGCTTCGAGTTCCTGACGTAGCGCCACCAGATCCACGGAGCAGGCTTCCAGCGCTTCGCGGGCAGATGGGTTGCTAAGCAGTGCGAGCAGTAAATGCTCGACGGTCATAAACTCATGTCGGTGCTCACGCGCTCTGGCGAAAGCCATGTTTAAACTGAGTTCCAGTTCTTGATTGAGCATAGGCACCTCCCCCAATTTTATGCCTTATCAGGCCTTTTCCAGCGTACACAGCAACGGATGCTCGTTCTCCCTCGCATAGTCGTTCACCATCGCCACTTTGGTTTCCGCCACCTCGGCGGTAAAGATGCCGCAGATAGCTTTGCCACGATAATGAACGGTAAGCATCAGTTGCGTTGCACGTTCTACATCATAAGAAAAGAACTTTTGTAGCACGTCAATAACAAATTCCATCGGCGTGTAATCATCGTTCATTAACATAACTTTATACATAGATGGCGGTTTTAGCGCGTCACGCACTTTGTCTTCCGCCAGCTGGTCAAAATCCAGCCAGTCGTTGGTCTTACCCATTTTGCATAACCACTTTGAATCTACCTCAGATGTTAGATAACAATCATCTATTACTGTCATCCGCGATGTCTGTCACAAACTGTTGCAATAGCGTTAACTGCTTCAAACTTTGGTTGATTATTGTCCCATCTCCAGCGCCAAACGCTTGACGGTTTCTTTCGATTCTCTAAATTGTACAAGCGTGAGATGGCGAGGTTTTGAACAGCCCCCACTCCACCACCGGTTCATTCCATCTTAACTTATAAGATTTACGAAGGATGTCGAAGCATGGAAATGGGTACTGTTAAGTGGTTCAACAACGCCAAAGGGTTTGGCTTCATCTGCCCCGAAGGCGGCGGCGAGGATATCTTCGCTCACTATTCCACCATTCAGATGGATGGTTACAGAACGCTCAAAGCCGGGCAGTCCGTCCGGTTCGATGTACATCAGGGACCTAAAGGCAATCACGCAAGCCTTATCGTACCGATTGAAGCAGAAACGGTTGCATAGCTCTCTGTTTTATTGTGTACATCCCGCCGTCAAAATGCCAGCCCGATCGGCTGGCATTTTTATTTTCGGGTTATTCCCGAGCCAGCGCATCCACCGGATCCAGTCGCGCCGCGTTGCGGGCCGGCAGCCAGCCAAACAAGATGCCGGTAAAGGTCGAGCATAAAAATGCGGTAAGAATGGCTACCGGTGAAAACCCAATCTCCCAGCCGGGTAAGAAAATCTGCAGAGCAAAGGCGATCATCATCGACAGCGCAATCCCCATGGCGCCGCCCACCAGACACACCAGCACCGCTTCAATCAAAAATTGCTGCAGCACGTCGCTGGCTCTGGCCCCGACCGCCATGCGAATACCAATTTCCCGGGTACGTTCCGTCACCGAGACCAGCATGATATTCATTACCCCGATACCGCCAACAACCAGCGAGATCACCGCCACCAGCGTCAGGAACAACTGAAGAGTACGTGTGGTCTTTTCCGCCGTTTTCAAGAGGCCATCCATGTTCCAGGTGAAGAAATCCTTCTTCCCGTGACGCAGGGTTAACAGCCGCTCAAGCTGCTGTTCGGCCAGCGCGCTGTCATAACCCTCCTTGACGCGCACGGTGATAGAGTTCAGCCATGACTGCCCCATAATCCGCCCGGAAATGGTGCTGTACGGTAGCCAGACGCGCAGGATCTTGCTGCTGCCAAACATGGACTGCTTCTCTTCCGCCACGCCAATCACGGTGGCTGGCATGTTCCCTACGAGGA
This region of Enterobacter cloacae complex sp. R_G8 genomic DNA includes:
- the clpS gene encoding ATP-dependent Clp protease adapter ClpS; the encoded protein is MGKTNDWLDFDQLAEDKVRDALKPPSMYKVMLMNDDYTPMEFVIDVLQKFFSYDVERATQLMLTVHYRGKAICGIFTAEVAETKVAMVNDYARENEHPLLCTLEKA
- the cspD gene encoding cold shock-like protein CspD; the protein is MEMGTVKWFNNAKGFGFICPEGGGEDIFAHYSTIQMDGYRTLKAGQSVRFDVHQGPKGNHASLIVPIEAETVA